The sequence below is a genomic window from Cicer arietinum cultivar CDC Frontier isolate Library 1 chromosome 6, Cicar.CDCFrontier_v2.0, whole genome shotgun sequence.
AATAACTATCCTGACATCAATATTCACCACGTTATTTGAAATGGTTTGCATGGGTCTACCTATGTACCGTTATATACAGTTGAAAGAAGATTTACTTGTTCATACGGCATGTATGAAAATGGCACACAACAGTGAAGAAGTTTCGGTGCATTGAGACTCTCTTCACACTGAATCCGCAATAGGAGTGGGTCCCAAAACCGGAATAGGTACAATGTCTCCGTAAGCCATGTGATAACGTTGACTCCCTCCAATTATCTTCCATGTAGCCCCTCTCATATCATAGTAGTgcttactttattttatttttttcaatattagtCTAACCCTGTAACTCTAATCAATGTACTAAGTAGATCTCATTAATTAATAACTCTACGTCCttatattgtatttatttattattaattcattaatCTAAAGAGTGGATCTCACAAAAACAAGTGCCGAGGAGCTATAAAGATACTTTCATTGATTAAGTACTATTGACATAATGCTTACAATGACAAGTATCCATTTATTCCTCACGACTTAATTGACAAGTATCCATCCATTTATGCACCACATGCTCTTGCTACTTTGGCAGCACATACTTCCACTTAAATTTTGTTTCTCATCTCTTAAACAAGGTTAAAATTGCATAGTACAATAAAACACTTCACTACTCTATTACACTCCCCCTTCGCTAGATCTTCAAGGAGCCAAAACCCTGTAGCTCTTGAAGGAAGCCAGAATACCCATGGCTCATCTAATCTACTTGTGCTACACAAAGGTACTCCTACTCTCTATTCTTCTATTTCTCTTTGTCTCTCTTTCCTCTTGTTCCTACTGGTCCGAACCACAACTCAAGACCAACACACAATTGTCTATTAGTACAAGAAGAATGCTAGAGgtagaaaaagaagaacaacctttgaagaagaaaaccaccgcacaattcaccaaaaaccaaaccaaactaaGCAAGCCCAATAGTTTCTCTTccaaaaaccaaaccaaacctaTCAAATCCAACACCATTCCCATAAAATACCAAACAAAAACCATCAAATTCAGTAACAATTCCACCAAAACCGTCAAATCCAATAACCTTAATTCCTCTAAATTCCAAAGCAACCTTAATTCCTCCAAAAACCAAACCAATGTTAGCTCCAATTCCACCACCAAGTTCAAGAAGCTGAACTCCACATCAAACCCATCAAAACAAACCTCATTTTCCACTTCAACCAAAAAACCATTTGATCTCATGAAACCAACAAACAAGACTACAAAAACCACCGCCACcacaaaagacaaaaataacaaCAAGCAAACAAAACCTCAAACTCACGAGACAAACAATAAACCAAAGAAACAACCAACACCCAGTTGGACAttgaaacaacaacaacaacaacaacaaaatgacGAGGAAGACGACGATGATTTGGTTTCAGAATTCAAAGATCTACCCAACAAATTTCACCGCACACTCATCCCAGACCTAGAACGAATCTCAACAACCTCCAAAGCATACATAACAAAAGCCAACTACGAAATGACAAAAGGATTCAAACCCTACGTTGGCAAAAAATACGCACCCACCATAGCAACCACAGTTTCATCTTTTTTGGTATTAATCCCTCTTTTCTTAGTATCTCTCCTTTGCAACAAAATCAAAACCTATTTCTCACTTCAAAAAATCTTAATCTTCATCCAAGTTTACCTCTCAATTTACTTCACAATTCTATGCATCTCAACATTAATGACTGGAATTGAACCCTTGAAGTTTCTATTCTCTACTTCGCAGTCCACGTATCTATGCTTTCAGGTTCTTCAAACTCTCGCATATGTTTTCTATCTACTGTTACTCGTCATGTACCTTGTTCTTGTGTTTTCAACTGAATGTGGGCTGGGATCGAAGTTTTTGGGCTTGGCCCAGATATTTGTCGGCTTTTGTGTTGGGCTTCATTATTATGTAACAGTGTTTCATAAAGTGGTGTTGCGCCAACCGCCTAAGAGTAGTTGGAAGGTTCACGGGATTTATGCTGCGTCtttttttcttgtttgtttgtttgCGATGGCTCATAGAAGGAAAAAAGCTTACGTGGAAAATGATGGAGGAGAAGGCAagaacaattaaatttatttttctttttcttttcatttccattttattcaattttagaaaataaagttACTAAAAGCATAAACTTGTGTATAAGCATGAGTACTTTCAATGCCTcctatttttctcaaattgttTGCATCTTTATTTTCAGTTGAGAATAGGAAggattcaattaattaattgtattgtttttttcattttttaatgtcTTGTCATCGCCATAACTATCAAATACTAGTATGTGTTATATCATTTCTTCTAATACATAATATTGGTTAATTTGACGgagatatatttttgtattgtttGAAGTCTGTTTCTttcgtatttttaaaaaattattttgttaaaataattattttttaattaaaaattaaaaatagtaatttttaattaaataaataaaaatcaaataatatttttaaataaatttgaaaaaaataatctgTAAGTtcttaaattcaaaattatttttatttaaatttaaacaaactcATTCCTATTCTCTTAATACGGGGAATTAATAGAATAGTTATACGTACAACTCTAACTTTTTCTAACACCATGCAAAAACATTCACTCCTCCGTATAGTATGATTATGTCGGATTAATCTAAACAAATTTTTACGTAAAAAGTATCAACACgtgaaatttgaaatattttatacgAGGCTATTATAGTAGTTTGCGTTACCCACCGACAGTTTCTAACATAAGTAGTACTAGCAGTAGTATTATGTGTACGCTCGGAAAaacagtttttgtttttaataagataaatttagagcgaaaaaataataatgaaacataaatgtttatttaatatcttattttatttttgtttattatacttattaaattattttcttttatatttttgtctttCGAAATAGATATCCTATTATAGGGTATACAACaaacttttttcttaaaaaagttCTCTCTTTGTCCTTGACCCCATACACTAGTCCCTTTCTCGAAAAGAAACCCTCCTCCAAGCTGGAGTTTTGCAATTTATTCAACAACTAcgtactttttttttatatacaaaaagtACTTTTCTAAATAATGGTCCTTATTCCTTAAATGTTTTTTCACATGcaatataataatatactgACAAAATAGCAGCTGTAATTCtttaaattaatctatttttttaatcattatttaaGGTTTTATTCtactttatcaatttttaaattgtttttttaataagaagCTCATGTGATGCTGACGTATTTTTAATGTGATTGATGTAACTCCAAAtcagtaaataatttttttttcatattagttatttaaatttttttcatattaataGTTTATGTTTTCTCAACATTAACCCTTTTAAGTCTAGAAAAATAGATATTTCTTTATCATCTTCGTccaaaaaaaaacctaaaaaatctaaattgagGAACCAATTCaaagatttttattttgcttgtaATGGATTTCCCCAAATCCTTATCATTAGTTGGGAATCAAACCTAATCCTATACAAATTCTAATAATAGATTTTTCATTAAccaattgaaattatttaagaTTCTTTTAACTCATTCATGTTATGAATTTCTGGTTTTCAATCTTAGAAATTGAACAAAGCGAACTTGGACATCACCAACTAAAActaatatcatttttatatagATGAGAGGATCAAAAGAACCAAATCAACCATGATTGAGTTCTTAAAATTGATTCATATACTCTTTTAagaaaaagaattatattttcaaGTACAATTCAATTGATTCAATCTATAGATTTGAAATTTACAATCTCATTACCTTGAATGGGTTTGAAGAATCCTAAATGATTTCAATTTAGagatttctatttttaataactttttattacgaattaaatttttagattGATTCCTCGCTGTGTGATTTCCTTAGTTTGTTTTTCTATGGTGATGATTAAGAAGAGGAGGACGAATCTTTAGTATCATTATTTTGGatttaaagaataaatataaagtaaaaaaacataaatgaagGTATGAGACAAAAAAAATTCGATTTGGGGTTGGCAACGCAACAACATCAACGGCATGTCAATATCTAATATCTACATGGGATTTTTTTAACAAAGTTAAGCCTAAATtcgaaacaaacaaaaaaactacgGTGTACACATTTTGATCCTTAAAATTGGTTAAAGTTAATTAAAGAATCACATGtgtaattttttctattaatttttactAGTGCATATTTAAATTCACAGAATCACAACGat
It includes:
- the LOC101504829 gene encoding uncharacterized protein, whose product is MAHLIYLCYTKVLLLSILLFLFVSLSSCSYWSEPQLKTNTQLSISTRRMLEVEKEEQPLKKKTTAQFTKNQTKLSKPNSFSSKNQTKPIKSNTIPIKYQTKTIKFSNNSTKTVKSNNLNSSKFQSNLNSSKNQTNVSSNSTTKFKKLNSTSNPSKQTSFSTSTKKPFDLMKPTNKTTKTTATTKDKNNNKQTKPQTHETNNKPKKQPTPSWTLKQQQQQQQNDEEDDDDLVSEFKDLPNKFHRTLIPDLERISTTSKAYITKANYEMTKGFKPYVGKKYAPTIATTVSSFLVLIPLFLVSLLCNKIKTYFSLQKILIFIQVYLSIYFTILCISTLMTGIEPLKFLFSTSQSTYLCFQVLQTLAYVFYLLLLVMYLVLVFSTECGLGSKFLGLAQIFVGFCVGLHYYVTVFHKVVLRQPPKSSWKVHGIYAASFFLVCLFAMAHRRKKAYVENDGGEGKNN